One window of the Streptomyces asoensis genome contains the following:
- a CDS encoding nicotinamide mononucleotide transporter family protein yields MNSLNSEAFTLLDQHILWSDMIGNILGLITLALGWRRSLWTWPVQFLSGLVLFGAFFGHLTGSAGKQVVVMVVALYGWWQWNRSKGASADGAITPRFATWRERAVMAGAAAVGTVAVALLFKAYPSLSWDPWPDAYIFVGTIVAMYAQARGMVEFWIAWLLVDVVGVPLNFANGYAFSGFVYVIYGALVLWGMRDWWLRSRKASQPALEGAPA; encoded by the coding sequence GTGAACTCGCTGAACTCCGAGGCCTTCACCCTCCTCGACCAGCACATCCTCTGGTCGGACATGATCGGCAACATCCTCGGCCTGATCACCCTCGCCCTCGGCTGGCGCCGCTCGCTGTGGACCTGGCCGGTGCAGTTCCTCTCCGGGCTCGTCCTCTTCGGCGCCTTCTTCGGCCATCTGACCGGCAGCGCCGGCAAGCAGGTCGTCGTCATGGTCGTCGCCCTGTACGGCTGGTGGCAGTGGAACCGCAGCAAGGGCGCGTCCGCGGACGGCGCCATCACCCCTCGCTTCGCCACCTGGCGCGAGCGCGCGGTCATGGCCGGCGCCGCCGCCGTCGGCACGGTCGCCGTGGCGCTGCTCTTCAAGGCCTACCCGTCCCTGTCCTGGGACCCCTGGCCGGACGCCTACATCTTCGTCGGCACGATCGTCGCCATGTACGCCCAGGCGCGCGGCATGGTCGAGTTCTGGATCGCCTGGCTCCTCGTCGACGTCGTCGGCGTCCCCCTGAACTTCGCCAACGGCTACGCCTTCTCCGGCTTCGTCTACGTCATCTACGGCGCGCTCGTCCTGTGGGGCATGCGCGACTGGTGGCTGCGCTCCCGCAAGGCCTCGCAACCCGCTCTGGAAGGAGCGCCGGCATGA
- a CDS encoding riboflavin synthase: MFTGIVEELGEVTAVENLGDASRFRLRGPVVTDGAKHGDSIAVNGVCLTVVEHEGDEFTADVMAETLNRSSLGALGVGSRVNLERPTAVGDRLGGHIVQGHVDGTGAVLERKPSENWEIIKISLPADLARYVVEKGSITVDGISLTVVEAGPDFFTVSLIPTTLALTTLGLKQAGDPVNLEVDIVAKYVERLLTATRGAAQ, encoded by the coding sequence GTGTTCACCGGAATCGTCGAAGAGCTGGGTGAGGTCACCGCCGTCGAGAATCTCGGCGACGCCTCCCGCTTCCGGCTGCGCGGCCCCGTCGTGACCGACGGCGCGAAGCACGGCGACTCCATCGCCGTGAACGGGGTCTGTCTCACCGTCGTGGAGCACGAGGGCGACGAGTTCACCGCCGACGTCATGGCGGAGACCCTGAACCGCTCCAGCCTCGGAGCACTCGGCGTCGGCTCCCGCGTCAACCTCGAACGCCCCACCGCCGTCGGCGACCGCCTCGGCGGGCACATCGTGCAGGGTCATGTCGACGGCACCGGCGCGGTGTTGGAGCGCAAGCCCTCCGAGAACTGGGAGATCATCAAGATCTCCCTCCCCGCCGACCTCGCCCGGTACGTCGTGGAGAAGGGCTCCATCACCGTCGACGGCATCAGCCTCACGGTCGTCGAGGCCGGCCCCGACTTCTTCACCGTCAGCCTCATCCCCACCACCCTCGCCCTGACCACGCTCGGCCTCAAGCAGGCCGGCGACCCGGTCAACCTCGAGGTGGACATCGTCGCCAAGTACGTCGAGCGCCTGCTGACCGCCACCCGGGGAGCGGCGCAGTGA